One window of the Trifolium pratense cultivar HEN17-A07 linkage group LG2, ARS_RC_1.1, whole genome shotgun sequence genome contains the following:
- the LOC123907938 gene encoding uncharacterized protein LOC123907938, which yields MEDYLFDVMEFMKKPSITETFVDILLCAVPIWLAVMIGLVIGWSWRPRWTGLLFIGLRSKFRFLWTVPPGFGARRLWLAFTALSAFSICRSYWSNFKNKAKAQDPSQSVNSDNGGSDSTDATRFGDKADEREKDTVTQADLEHLLHLLEGKDGVMDWQSFMERSTPNMQYKAWRYDSETGPTVYRSKTVFEDADPELVRDFFWDDDFRPKWDPMLAHCKILEECPLNGTSIVHWIKKFPFFCSDREYIIARRIWQAGNAYYCVTKGVPHPNLPKRDKPRRVDLYFSSWVIKPVESRKGDGQLSACEVTLLHYEDMGIPKDVAKLGVRHGMWGAVKKLHSGMRAYQNARKTDASLSRCALMASKTTRISSNGNLHSLEAASLMEESVQAVRNTPQIGHGLDWKWVALGGTVAVVLGIHSGAVGRALLLGAGHRFARR from the exons ATGGAGGATTATTTATTTGATGTTATGGAGTTTATGAAGAAACCCTCAATAACGGAAACATTCGTCGATATTTTACTATGTGCGGTTCCGATTTGGCTCGCCGTCATGATCGGTTTAGTAATCGGTTGGTCATGGCGGCCACGGTGGACCGGACTTCTATTCATCGGTCTTCGGAGCAAATTTCGGTTTCTTTGGACGGTTCCGCCGGGATTCGGTGCTCGCCGTCTCTGGTTAGCTTTCACCGCCTTATCGGCCTTCTCAATTTGCCGTAGTTATTGGTCCAATTTCAAGAACAAGGCTAAAGCACAAGATCCTTCTCAGTCTGTGAATTCCGATAACGGTGGTTCTGATTCTACCGACGCTACTAG GTTTGGTGATAAAGCTGACGAGAGAGAGAAGGATACAGTTACACAAGCTGATTTGGaacatcttcttcatcttcttgaaGGGAAAGATGGAGTGATGGACTGGCAAAGTTTTATGGAAAGGTCTACACCAAATATGCAATACAAAGCTTGGCGTTATGATTCTGAG ACAGGTCCTACAGTTTACCGCAGTAAAACTGTATTTGAAGATGCAGATCCCGAGTTGGTGAGGGATTTCTTCTGGGATGATGATTTCCGTCCCAAATGGGATCCTATGCTCGCACACTGCAAAATTTTGGAGGAATGCCCCCTTAATGGGACATCGATTGTTCACTGGATTAAAAAG TTCCCATTTTTCTGTAGTGATCGGGAATATATTATCGCTCGAAGGATTTGGCAGGCTGGAAATGCATACTATTGTGTGACAAAG GGGGTGCCCCATCCAAATTTGCCAAAACGTGATAAGCCCAGACGTGTAGATCTCTACTTTTCTAGTTGGGTAATCAAACCTG TGGAATCTCGCAAAGGAGATGGTCAGTTGTCTGCATGCGAGGTCACCCTTTTGCATTATGAAGACATGGGGATTCCAAAAGACGTTGCAAAGTTAGGCGTCCGTCATGGAATGTGGGGTGCTGTCAAGAAATTGCACTCTGGTATGAGAGCATACCAGAATGCTAGGAAAACAGATGCTTCTTTGTCGAGATGTGCATTGATGGCAAGTAAAACAACCAGAATTTCTTCTAATGGAAACTTGCATTCGTTAGAGGCTGCCTCTTTGATGGAAGAGAGTGTGCAAGCCGTCAGAAATACCCCACAAATTGGTCACGGCCTGGACTGGAAATGGGTGGCCTTAGGCGGGACTGTTGCTGTGGTTTTGGGTATTCACAGTGGTGCAGTAGGGCGAGCATTGTTGTTGGGAGCAGGGCATAGATTCGCACGGAGATGA
- the LOC123904735 gene encoding AAA-ATPase At3g28580-like, producing MGEIWGLIGSKLASILFVWAMIQEYCPNQIHALIEKFSQKLANFLYPYVEVRFMEYIGDYMRTNNEAFRSIENYLTSKSTNKAKKLRGEYVKKCLVLKMDESQEFHDEFEGIKVVWCLKKNVPKTNHSVSFYAADDKRYYLLTFHRKDRDFVAKSYLKHVLEEGKNIGLSKRQVKLYTNCTGDNGGKWSHVIFEHPSSFETIAMNSKKKKEIVDDLVTFSKAKEYYAKIGKPWKRGYLLYGPPGTGKSSLVAAIANFLKYDIYDIELTNVKTNAELRKLLIGITSKSVVVIEDIDCSLDLTGERKTDSGNEKDKEDKKDVNQASGEAENKNKMSQVTLSGLLNFIDGIWSASTGERLIIFTTNYVDKLDQALIRRGRMDMHIELSYCGFDGFKMLAKNYLSIESHPLFDTVRCLLEEANVTPADVAENLMPKVANEDAEASLERLIQALRTSKEEAKMKAEKEAEMKAVNSSEIVAEDKEIKEKIGNGKS from the coding sequence ATGGGTGAAATTTGGGGTCTAATTGGTTCAAAGCTTGCAAGCATATTGTTTGTATGGGCTATGATTCAAGAGTATTGTCCTAATCAAATTCATGCACTCATAGAAAAATTCTCACAAAAATTAGCAAACTTTCTTTACCCTTATGTTGAGGTTAGATTCATGGAGTACATTGGTGATTACATGAGAACCAACAATGAAGCTTTTAGATCCATTGAAAACTACTTaacatcaaaatcaaccaaCAAAGCAAAGAAACTTCGAGGTGAATATGTGAAAAAGTGTTTAGTTCTAAAGATGGATGAAAGTCAAGAGTTTCATGATGAGTTTGAAgggattaaagttgtttggtgtCTAAAAAAGAATGTCCCAAAAACAAACCATAGTGTTTCATTCTATGCAGCTGATGATAAAAGGTATTACCTTCTCACTTTTCATCGTAAAGATCGCGATTTCGTTGCTAAATCTTACCTTAAGCATGTTTTGGAAGAAGGTAAGAACATTGGTTTAAGTAAGAGACAGGTAAAGCTTTACACAAACTGCACAGGTGATAATGGAGGTAAATGGAGTCATGTGATTTTTGAACATCCATCTTCTTTTGAAACAATTGCAATGAattcaaaaaagaagaaagagattGTTGATGATCTTGTTACATTTAGTAAAGCTAAAGAATATTATGCAAAGATTGGTAAGCCTTGGAAAAGAGGCTATTTGCTATATGGTCCTCCAGGAACAGGAAAATCATCATTAGTTGCTGCTATTGCTAATTTTTTGAAGTATGATATTTATGACATTGAGTTAACTAATGTGAAAACAAATGCTGAGTTAAGGAAACTTTTGATTGGAATCACGAGTAAGTCGGTTGTTGTCATCGAAGATATTGATTGCTCACTTGATCTTACCGGTGAGAGGAAGACAGATTCGGGaaatgaaaaagataaagagGATAAGAAGGATGTGAATCAAGCATCAGGTGAagctgaaaacaaaaataaaatgagtcaGGTAACACTTTCTGGATTGTTGAATTTTATTGATGGGATTTGGTCTGCTAGTACTGGTGAGAGGTTGATTATATTCACTACTAACTATGTCGATAAACTCGATCAAGCTTTGATTCGTCGAGGACGAATGGACATGCATATTGAGTTATCTTATTGTGGTTTTGATGGATTCAAAATGTTGGCAAAAAATTATCTGAGTATTGAATCTCATCCTTTGTTCGACACGGTTCGATGCTTGTTGGAAGAGGCTAATGTGACACCTGCTGATGTTGCTGAAAACTTGATGCCTAAGGTAGCTAATGAAGACGCTGAGGCATCATTGGAGAGGTTGATTCAAGCACTTAGAACCTCTAAGGAAGAGGCAAAGATGAAAGCTGAGAAAGAGGCAGAGATGAAGGCTGTGAATTCATCAGAGATAGTTGCAGAAGACAAGGAGATTAAGGAAAAGATTGGTAATGGAAAGTCCTAG